Genomic window (Spirosoma sp. KCTC 42546):
TGCCGATACGTTGTCGCTCATTATTAAGGAGCCAGTGGGTGTTGTCGGACAAATTATCCCCTGGAACTTCCCCCTGCTGATGGCAACCTGGAAACTGGCACCGGCCCTGGCTGCTGGCTGCTGCGTGGTGATTAAACCAGCCGAACAAACCCCTACCTCACTGGCCATTATGTTCGAATTGCTGGAAGGCATCGTACCTGCCGGTGTGGTCAACATTATTCAGGGATTTGGCCCGGAAGCGGGCAAACCGTTAGCCCAGCACAAAGGCATCAACAAAGTTGCCTTTACGGGCGAAACCACCACAGGACGGCTTATCATGCAGTATGCATCGGAAAACCTCATTCCGGTTACCATGGAGCTAGGCGGTAAATCGCCGAACATTTTCATGAAATCCATTGCCGATCATGACGATGAGTTCTTCGATAAGTGCGTGGAAGGAGCGGTAATGTTTGCGCTCAACCAGGGTGAAATCTGTACCTGTCCATCGCGTTTGCTGGTTCACGAAGATATTTACGACAAGTTTATGGAACGGGTAATTGCCCGTACCAAAGCGATCAAACTTGGCCACCCGCTCGATCCTGAAACCATGATGGGTGCGCAGGCCAGCAACGACCAGTACGAGAAAATTCTGTCGTACATCAACATCGGCAAACAGGAAGGAGCCGAAGTGCTGACCGGAGGTGGTCCCGCCGACACCATTGAAGGTGGTTTCTATATTCAGCCGACGATTTTCAAGGGAAACAACAAGATGCGGATTTTCCAGGAAGAAATTTTCGGGCCCGTTCTGTCGGTAACAACCTTTAAAGATGCCGACGAAGCCGTTGCGATTGCCAATGATACGCTTTATGGGCTGGGTGCCGGTTTCTGGTCTCGCGA
Coding sequences:
- a CDS encoding aldehyde dehydrogenase family protein, with amino-acid sequence MQTAEAPSKTMPRPMFKTQYENYIGGKWVPPVGGEYFDNESPVDGSLIAKMPRSKAADVDLAVAAAQKAFETWGKTSATERSKVLLQIADVIEQNLEFLARVETVENGKALRETMAADLPLCVDHFRYFAGVIRAEEGTATELNADTLSLIIKEPVGVVGQIIPWNFPLLMATWKLAPALAAGCCVVIKPAEQTPTSLAIMFELLEGIVPAGVVNIIQGFGPEAGKPLAQHKGINKVAFTGETTTGRLIMQYASENLIPVTMELGGKSPNIFMKSIADHDDEFFDKCVEGAVMFALNQGEICTCPSRLLVHEDIYDKFMERVIARTKAIKLGHPLDPETMMGAQASNDQYEKILSYINIGKQEGAEVLTGGGPADTIEGGFYIQPTIFKGNNKMRIFQEEIFGPVLSVTTFKDADEAVAIANDTLYGLGAGFWSRDAHELYTIPRQIQAGRVWVNCYHDYPAHAPFGGYKKSGFGRENHLMMLNHYRQVKNLLISYSKNKLGFF